One Rhodobacteraceae bacterium M385 genomic region harbors:
- a CDS encoding ABC transporter ATP-binding protein, whose protein sequence is MKRVLDVKDLTVDFAQDGRTVHAVRGVSFHVDKGETVALVGESGSGKSVTALSSVDLLPSSASLGGSITYNGEQMVGASEAKLRQVRGNDISFIFQEPMTSLNPLHTIERQMAESLVLHGGYTYPNGLRRMARNLANASLWRGLMVLWGLLTLAAFYYFAVVRFGEPISFAPEALNSVTNAVVVLLAAAVGAVAQGFIWAAIIGVPLLLLQALCRGLGMRNALPSGLHQRIVELLTKVGIRDPESRLGAYPHQLSGGQRQRVMIAMALANGPDLLIADEPTTALDVTIQAQILELLADLKRREGMSLLFITHDLAIVRRIADRVCVMQGGEIVEQGRTVDIFENPQHPYTRKLLGAEPTGAPDPVPEGAKELLTTDKLRIWFPIQRGLLRRTVGHVKAVNEATISIREGETLGVVGESGSGKTTLALAIMRLIGSEGSIKFEGQELQGLEKSELRAIRKDIQIVFQDPFGSLSPRMTVGQIVAEGLTVQGKSRGHTRRVGEVLEEVGLDAAMMHRYPHEFSGGQRQRIAIARAMILRPKLVVLDEPTSALDMTVQVQIVDLLRRLQREHKLAYLFISHDLKVVRALSHKVMVMKQGDVVEAGDAEQLFAEPRTAYTRQLMKAAFGDENPL, encoded by the coding sequence ATGAAGCGTGTGTTGGACGTGAAAGACCTGACGGTGGATTTCGCCCAGGATGGGCGCACGGTCCATGCTGTGCGCGGCGTGTCGTTCCATGTGGACAAGGGTGAAACCGTGGCCTTGGTCGGCGAAAGCGGCTCGGGCAAATCGGTGACGGCACTGTCGTCGGTGGACCTTCTGCCCTCCTCGGCCAGCCTTGGAGGCTCGATAACCTACAACGGCGAGCAAATGGTCGGCGCATCGGAAGCCAAGCTGCGCCAAGTGCGCGGCAACGACATCAGCTTCATTTTCCAAGAGCCGATGACATCGCTGAACCCGCTTCACACGATTGAACGGCAAATGGCAGAAAGCCTGGTGCTACACGGGGGCTACACCTATCCAAACGGGTTGCGCCGGATGGCCCGCAACTTGGCCAACGCCAGCCTGTGGCGGGGCCTGATGGTGCTGTGGGGACTGCTGACGCTGGCGGCGTTCTACTACTTCGCCGTTGTCCGTTTTGGGGAACCGATTTCATTCGCGCCGGAGGCCCTGAATTCTGTCACTAACGCCGTGGTGGTTCTGCTTGCCGCAGCCGTGGGGGCAGTGGCGCAGGGCTTCATTTGGGCGGCAATCATCGGAGTACCTCTGTTGTTGCTTCAGGCGCTTTGCCGCGGCTTGGGGATGCGCAACGCGCTGCCGTCGGGATTGCATCAGCGCATTGTGGAACTGCTGACCAAGGTCGGTATTCGCGACCCGGAGTCTCGGCTGGGGGCCTATCCACACCAACTATCGGGCGGACAACGGCAGCGCGTGATGATCGCCATGGCATTGGCCAACGGGCCAGATCTGTTGATCGCCGATGAACCGACAACGGCGCTGGACGTGACCATTCAGGCGCAAATTCTTGAACTGCTGGCCGATTTGAAGCGACGCGAAGGCATGAGCCTTCTGTTCATCACCCACGACCTTGCCATCGTGCGCCGTATCGCCGATCGCGTCTGTGTTATGCAGGGCGGCGAGATCGTGGAGCAAGGCCGCACCGTCGATATCTTCGAGAACCCGCAACACCCCTACACCCGCAAGCTGTTGGGGGCAGAGCCGACCGGCGCGCCAGACCCGGTGCCCGAGGGCGCGAAAGAACTGTTGACCACCGACAAGCTGCGCATCTGGTTCCCGATCCAGCGCGGCCTTCTGCGGCGCACTGTGGGCCATGTGAAAGCGGTGAACGAGGCGACAATCTCCATCCGTGAAGGGGAGACCCTTGGCGTCGTGGGGGAAAGCGGGTCGGGCAAGACAACGCTGGCGCTGGCGATCATGCGCCTGATCGGGTCCGAGGGCTCGATCAAGTTTGAAGGGCAGGAACTGCAAGGCCTTGAGAAGTCCGAGTTGCGGGCGATCCGCAAAGACATCCAGATCGTGTTCCAAGATCCGTTCGGGTCACTTAGTCCTCGGATGACCGTTGGGCAGATCGTGGCCGAAGGGCTAACGGTACAGGGCAAAAGCCGGGGCCACACGCGGCGCGTCGGTGAGGTTCTGGAAGAAGTCGGCCTGGACGCCGCCATGATGCACCGCTACCCGCACGAATTTTCTGGCGGACAGCGGCAGCGCATTGCCATCGCCCGCGCCATGATCCTGCGCCCTAAACTGGTGGTTCTGGACGAGCCGACAAGCGCGCTCGACATGACAGTGCAGGTGCAGATCGTGGACCTGCTGCGCCGCCTTCAGCGCGAACACAAGCTGGCCTATCTGTTCATCTCGCACGACCTGAAAGTTGTGCGGGCGCTGTCCCATAAGGTGATGGTGATGAAGCAAGGCGATGTAGTGGAAGCAGGCGACGCCGAACAGCTGTTTGCTGAGCCGCGCACCGCCTATACGCGCCAGCTGATGAAGGCCGCTTTCGGGGATGAAAACCCGCTTTGA
- a CDS encoding ABC transporter permease, whose translation MARQSNTSAPELRQGGWISPLTRRRWRNFKANRRAFWSLWIFAVLYGLSLFAPFLANDRPLMVSYQGQSYYPIFNFYPETAFGGDFRTEAVYRDIEVQCLIISGGLQDCWDDPEGVIDTVEATGEYEGATIQRGSITWPLVPHNFDSIVDRPGVAPAPPNVINGYYTSLVDPDADPVFQLPAGAEREDWSYSFGFLPEPLAGTNVLGTDDTSRDLAARAIYGFRLSVSFALIVTFLASVIGIFAGAVQGFFGGWLDLSVQRLIEIWGATPSLYVIIIMATILPMSFWLLVGLMVAFGWTGLVGVVRAEFLRARNFEYVRAARALGVGSGKIMYRHVLPNAMVATLTFMPFIVTGTIGSLASLDFLGFGLPSSEPSLGEMTLQAKNNLQAPWLGFTAFFTFAIMLSLLVFVFEGVRDGFDPRKTFQ comes from the coding sequence ATGGCACGCCAATCCAACACCTCCGCCCCCGAGCTGCGTCAAGGCGGCTGGATTTCGCCACTGACCCGGCGCCGCTGGCGTAACTTCAAGGCGAACCGCCGCGCCTTCTGGTCCCTTTGGATATTCGCGGTTCTCTACGGGCTTAGCCTGTTTGCCCCGTTTCTGGCCAACGACCGCCCCTTGATGGTGAGCTATCAGGGGCAATCCTACTATCCGATCTTCAACTTCTACCCCGAAACCGCGTTTGGCGGCGATTTCAGGACCGAGGCCGTCTATCGCGATATCGAAGTGCAATGCCTGATAATTTCCGGCGGCTTGCAAGACTGTTGGGACGATCCCGAAGGGGTCATCGACACGGTGGAGGCCACAGGTGAGTATGAAGGTGCCACGATCCAACGCGGCTCGATCACATGGCCTTTGGTGCCCCATAACTTCGACTCCATTGTGGATCGTCCAGGCGTGGCCCCGGCGCCGCCCAATGTCATCAATGGCTACTATACCTCGCTTGTTGATCCCGATGCCGACCCGGTGTTCCAACTGCCCGCCGGGGCCGAGCGTGAAGATTGGTCCTACAGCTTTGGCTTCCTGCCCGAACCTTTGGCGGGCACCAACGTTTTGGGCACCGATGATACCTCTCGGGATTTGGCGGCTAGGGCGATCTATGGATTTCGCCTTTCGGTTAGCTTTGCGCTGATCGTGACGTTTCTTGCCTCGGTCATCGGGATATTTGCCGGTGCTGTGCAGGGCTTCTTTGGTGGCTGGCTGGACCTGTCCGTACAGCGCCTGATCGAGATTTGGGGCGCGACGCCAAGCCTTTATGTCATCATCATCATGGCCACGATCTTGCCGATGAGTTTCTGGCTATTGGTGGGGCTTATGGTGGCGTTTGGCTGGACAGGCCTTGTGGGCGTGGTCCGGGCCGAGTTCCTGCGGGCGCGAAACTTCGAATATGTCCGCGCCGCCCGAGCCCTTGGGGTGGGCAGTGGCAAGATCATGTATCGGCATGTTCTGCCCAATGCGATGGTCGCGACGTTGACCTTCATGCCCTTCATCGTGACGGGCACCATCGGTAGCCTTGCCTCCCTTGATTTTCTGGGCTTCGGCCTGCCGTCGTCCGAGCCGTCCTTGGGCGAGATGACCCTGCAAGCGAAGAACAACCTGCAAGCCCCGTGGCTTGGCTTCACGGCGTTCTTCACCTTCGCCATCATGCTGTCGCTCTTGGTGTTCGTTTTTGAGGGCGTGCGCGACGGGTTCGATCCTAGAAAGACGTTCCAATGA
- a CDS encoding ABC transporter permease subunit → MGSYILRRLLLVIPTLLGVMLVNFILIQFVPGGPIDQVLAQLEGEGDVFAGISGGGSEAIGDNEFESQGARGLPPQYLDSLRVEFRFARIVCEDGFTGEPDLDEDACVVEDIPVAEQFVIMMWDYLRFDFGESYFRSIGVLELVQEKLPVSISLGLWSTLIAYAVSIPLGIRKAVRDGTTFDSVTSGIIIVAYAIPGFLFAIMLLIVFAGGRYLQWFPLRGLTSDGFEDMNFIQQIGDYFWHIALPVLASTISAFATLTLLTKNSFLDEIKKQYVMTAKAKGLPERRVLYGHVFRNAMLIVIAGFPAVFVGVFFGGSIIIETIFSLDGLGRLGFEAAVSRDYSVMFGTLYVFGLIGLGVGIISDLMYVWIDPRIDFEKREG, encoded by the coding sequence ATGGGATCCTACATCCTCAGACGTTTGTTGCTGGTCATCCCGACCCTTCTTGGGGTGATGCTGGTCAACTTCATTCTCATCCAATTCGTCCCCGGCGGCCCGATTGACCAAGTGCTCGCGCAGCTGGAGGGCGAGGGGGACGTCTTCGCCGGTATTTCGGGCGGGGGCTCGGAAGCGATTGGCGACAATGAATTTGAAAGCCAAGGCGCACGCGGGCTGCCGCCGCAATACCTCGATAGCCTGCGGGTGGAATTCCGCTTCGCGCGCATCGTCTGCGAAGACGGCTTCACCGGAGAGCCGGACCTTGATGAAGATGCCTGCGTCGTCGAAGACATCCCGGTGGCAGAGCAATTCGTGATAATGATGTGGGATTATCTTCGCTTCGATTTCGGCGAAAGCTACTTCCGGTCCATCGGCGTGTTGGAGCTTGTGCAGGAAAAACTGCCTGTGTCGATCTCTCTGGGCCTGTGGTCCACGCTGATCGCCTATGCTGTGTCGATCCCCTTGGGCATCCGCAAGGCAGTGCGCGATGGCACGACCTTCGACAGCGTCACATCTGGCATCATCATTGTGGCCTACGCGATCCCCGGCTTTCTTTTTGCGATCATGCTGCTGATCGTCTTTGCCGGAGGGCGCTACCTGCAATGGTTCCCCCTGCGGGGGCTTACCTCGGACGGGTTTGAGGATATGAATTTCATCCAGCAAATCGGCGACTACTTCTGGCACATTGCCCTGCCGGTTCTGGCCTCCACCATTTCCGCGTTTGCGACCCTGACGTTGCTGACGAAGAACTCGTTCCTGGATGAGATCAAGAAGCAATATGTGATGACGGCGAAGGCCAAGGGTCTGCCCGAACGGCGCGTGCTTTATGGTCACGTTTTCCGCAACGCCATGCTGATCGTGATCGCTGGTTTCCCGGCTGTGTTTGTCGGCGTGTTCTTCGGCGGGTCGATCATTATCGAGACGATCTTCTCGCTCGATGGTTTGGGCCGTTTGGGGTTCGAGGCCGCCGTAAGCCGCGACTATTCGGTGATGTTCGGGACGCTCTATGTCTTTGGCCTGATCGGGTTGGGTGTCGGGATTATTTCGGACCTGATGTACGTCTGGATCGACCCCCGTATCGACTTTGAAAAGCGGGAGGGGTAG
- a CDS encoding extracellular solute-binding protein, with the protein MQNHDAPKVAAKAREDARTPWQALALPLAGATLILGLFAISAKAQEVGEDGLIHASGISTFGEPGYGPDAPHLNYVNPDAPRGGEISFAWSSGSFDSMHPYSRIGRPAVLSSIFFEPMLEGTADEIGSAYCLLCSEFAYPEDRSYVIFTLRDEVAFSDGTPMTAHDVLFSYEILRDEGLPSFQANIPNTIESAEVIDDRSIRYTFNPDAPLRDRIQTAGGLPVFSQASHEASGRDFEESRLEPLIGSAAYVLGEVDPGRRTVFVRNDDYWGDDLWLNQGRNNFDSIRIEYYGDSLAAFEGFTAGNYTFRQESSSQAWANNYDFPALENGTVVQAELPDGTIATGQSFMINLRRPQFQDVRVRSAIAHMFNFEWSNETLFYGLYSPVVSFWENTWMEAEGLPSAAELELLEPLRDQLPETVFTQEAYSVPLSNPDRALDRRQSRRATALLEEAGWTPGDDGMLRNADGDTLDVEFLNSSPLFDRIINPYVENLRAIGVNASLNRVDNAQLQQRQRDGDFDMITDHFAMGYEPGAGLRQYFGSLGADESLFNVPGLADEGIDALIEVVVNAETREELDVAVTALDRVLRDRVIRVGQWYNASHWVAYYDMYRYPEELPPYSLGFLDFWWIDAEAEQALRDQGAF; encoded by the coding sequence ATGCAGAACCATGACGCCCCGAAAGTCGCCGCCAAAGCGCGTGAGGATGCGCGCACCCCTTGGCAGGCATTGGCCTTGCCTCTTGCTGGCGCGACGTTGATCCTTGGCCTCTTTGCGATCAGTGCGAAGGCGCAGGAGGTCGGCGAAGATGGGCTGATCCATGCTTCTGGAATCTCGACCTTTGGGGAACCCGGCTATGGTCCTGATGCGCCGCATCTGAACTACGTGAACCCTGACGCGCCCCGTGGCGGTGAAATTTCTTTCGCTTGGTCGTCGGGCTCTTTCGACTCGATGCACCCCTACAGTCGGATCGGGCGGCCAGCGGTTCTGTCGTCGATCTTTTTTGAGCCCATGCTTGAGGGCACCGCTGATGAAATCGGCTCGGCCTATTGCCTGCTCTGCTCGGAATTCGCCTATCCCGAAGACCGGTCCTATGTGATCTTCACCCTGCGTGATGAGGTGGCGTTCTCGGACGGCACCCCCATGACAGCCCATGATGTCTTGTTCTCTTACGAGATCCTGCGTGACGAAGGCTTGCCTTCTTTCCAAGCCAACATCCCCAACACGATCGAGAGCGCCGAAGTTATCGACGATCGCTCCATCCGCTACACCTTCAACCCCGATGCGCCTCTGCGTGACCGTATTCAGACAGCGGGCGGCTTGCCGGTGTTCAGCCAAGCCAGCCACGAGGCCAGCGGCCGCGATTTTGAGGAAAGCCGCCTAGAGCCGCTGATTGGTTCTGCCGCCTACGTCTTGGGCGAAGTGGACCCGGGCCGCCGCACGGTCTTTGTACGCAACGACGATTACTGGGGCGACGACCTGTGGCTCAATCAAGGGCGCAACAATTTCGATTCGATCCGTATTGAATACTACGGTGACAGCCTTGCCGCCTTCGAAGGTTTTACTGCGGGCAATTACACGTTCCGCCAGGAAAGCAGCAGCCAAGCCTGGGCCAACAACTACGACTTCCCGGCGTTGGAAAACGGCACTGTCGTGCAGGCGGAATTGCCCGATGGCACCATTGCTACGGGGCAGTCGTTCATGATCAACCTGCGCCGCCCGCAGTTCCAAGATGTGCGCGTGCGCAGCGCTATCGCCCATATGTTCAACTTCGAATGGTCGAACGAAACACTGTTCTACGGCCTGTATTCCCCGGTCGTCAGCTTCTGGGAAAACACTTGGATGGAAGCCGAAGGCCTGCCGTCCGCGGCTGAATTGGAACTTCTGGAACCGCTACGCGATCAACTGCCGGAAACTGTCTTCACTCAAGAAGCCTATTCCGTTCCCCTCTCTAACCCAGATCGGGCCTTGGACCGACGCCAATCGCGCCGCGCCACGGCATTGCTGGAAGAAGCGGGCTGGACCCCCGGCGATGACGGGATGCTGCGCAACGCGGACGGCGACACGCTGGATGTGGAGTTCCTGAACTCCTCTCCTCTGTTTGACCGGATCATCAACCCCTACGTGGAAAACCTGCGGGCGATCGGCGTGAATGCCTCGCTCAATCGGGTGGACAACGCCCAGTTGCAGCAACGCCAGCGCGATGGTGATTTCGACATGATTACCGACCATTTCGCCATGGGCTACGAGCCCGGCGCTGGTCTGCGGCAATACTTCGGCTCCCTCGGGGCGGATGAGAGCCTGTTCAACGTGCCGGGTCTGGCCGATGAAGGTATCGACGCACTGATCGAGGTTGTGGTGAACGCCGAGACCCGTGAAGAGCTGGACGTGGCCGTCACAGCATTGGACCGGGTCCTGCGTGACCGTGTGATCCGCGTGGGCCAATGGTACAACGCAAGCCATTGGGTCGCCTATTACGATATGTATCGTTACCCAGAAGAGCTTCCGCCCTACTCGCTTGGCTTCCTCGATTTCTGGTGGATTGACGCCGAAGCCGAACAGGCCCTGCGCGACCAAGGGGCGTTCTAA
- a CDS encoding cytochrome c family protein produces the protein MFDTMTITKAGGALCAALLVLLLGGWAAEELYNVDHHSEDHVSGYRVEVPEDGAAAVVEEVAVPFEEVYAAADAGAGERLWRQCSACHALDAGRNGVGPYLAGIVGRPVATADGFSYSDALATLGGEWTPENLSEFIANPRGYATGTAMSYGGMGDIEDRANLIAYLATQ, from the coding sequence ATGTTCGACACGATGACGATCACAAAAGCCGGCGGCGCACTCTGCGCTGCTCTTCTGGTACTTCTTCTGGGCGGTTGGGCCGCTGAGGAGCTTTATAACGTAGACCACCATAGCGAAGACCACGTCAGCGGGTATCGCGTGGAAGTGCCTGAAGATGGCGCGGCTGCGGTTGTTGAAGAAGTGGCTGTCCCGTTCGAAGAAGTTTACGCCGCTGCCGATGCAGGCGCGGGTGAGCGTTTGTGGCGCCAGTGTTCGGCCTGCCACGCGCTGGACGCGGGGCGTAACGGTGTTGGTCCCTACCTTGCTGGTATCGTGGGTCGCCCCGTCGCAACGGCCGATGGCTTCAGCTACTCCGATGCATTGGCCACCTTGGGCGGCGAATGGACCCCTGAGAACCTGTCGGAATTCATTGCCAACCCCCGTGGTTACGCCACCGGCACAGCGATGAGCTATGGCGGTATGGGCGACATCGAAGACCGCGCCAACCTGATTGCCTACCTCGCAACGCAATAA
- a CDS encoding prephenate dehydratase: protein MTDRIAFQGEPGAYSHQACFDARPDLEALPCGSFEDVIEAVRSGAAQQAMVPVENSTYGRVADIHRLLPESGLHIVDEAFVRVHINVLGVPGAKLEDVTEAHSHLVLLPQCGKFLNEHNIKGRVSSDNARAARDVAAWEDKSKAALASELAGDIYGLDVLARHIEDHDRNTTRFLVMAPEADMTRRAERMMTTFVFRVRNIPAALYKAMGGFATNGVNMTKLESYMVDGSFTATQFYSDIEGHPDDANVQLAMEELGYFTDKLKILGTYPADTSRD, encoded by the coding sequence ATGACGGACCGCATCGCCTTCCAGGGGGAACCCGGAGCCTACTCGCATCAAGCATGCTTTGATGCCCGCCCAGACCTTGAAGCATTGCCTTGCGGCAGCTTCGAGGACGTGATCGAGGCAGTCCGATCAGGTGCCGCACAGCAGGCCATGGTGCCGGTGGAAAATTCGACCTACGGGCGGGTGGCAGACATCCACCGCCTGCTGCCAGAATCAGGTCTGCATATCGTGGATGAGGCATTCGTGCGGGTGCATATCAACGTCTTGGGGGTGCCCGGCGCGAAGCTGGAAGACGTGACAGAGGCCCACAGCCACCTTGTTTTGTTGCCTCAATGCGGAAAATTTCTGAACGAGCACAACATCAAGGGGCGGGTCAGCAGCGACAACGCCCGTGCCGCACGGGACGTGGCCGCGTGGGAGGACAAATCCAAAGCGGCGCTGGCATCCGAGTTGGCTGGCGACATCTATGGGCTCGATGTTCTGGCTCGCCATATTGAGGATCACGACCGCAACACCACACGTTTCTTGGTCATGGCCCCCGAGGCCGACATGACCCGGCGGGCAGAGCGGATGATGACCACTTTCGTTTTCCGCGTCCGCAACATTCCCGCCGCGCTTTACAAAGCGATGGGCGGGTTTGCGACCAATGGCGTCAACATGACCAAGCTCGAATCGTACATGGTTGACGGGTCTTTCACCGCGACTCAGTTCTATTCGGATATCGAAGGCCACCCCGACGACGCCAATGTGCAACTGGCGATGGAGGAGTTGGGGTACTTCACCGACAAGCTGAAAATCCTTGGCACCTATCCGGCCGATACCTCTCGCGACTGA
- a CDS encoding bifunctional 2',3'-cyclic-nucleotide 2'-phosphodiesterase/3'-nucleotidase encodes MTVHLRVLATTDLHAHLLPFDYFTDRRDNSVGLAQLEELINAARAAAKNVLLLDNGDTLQGAPLADAAVAEIVPAGRLHPMIVAMNALGYDAATLGNHDFDFGLPHLSASIEGASFPIVSANVHCTAGYGFVPPRCVLTREVIDSVGEVHTLRIGITGGVPPQVAQWNKPHLQNCMAVDDMLGALRGEVAALREEGVDIVLALAHSGYGQPDAKAGAENVALQVAKIAGVDGVVAGHTHKVRADATDLAPMGTYAPIVQPGAYGSHLGCIDLVLDRADGKGPWRVRQSRAANLASKQKRALGVETRARIFADNPELRQQIAVEHRATRAYVARFLGASDVPLETYFSVIAPCAATQVIADAQWDMAKPLIAAEPSLAQLPVVSAVAPFKAGGRSGPRSYTDVPVGPLRLRHAADLYAYPNMLSVLRLTGQEVAEWLERSASLFRQILPGKPSLQPLIDHDFAPYNFDRLAGLRYQIDVSRPARTNADGDEVFDTAGRIRNLCLADGTPLGPRDEVLVITNSYRAAGGGHMHAAEKAEEVISARLSIREAVASYISNSAGPLNPVVEQTFSFAPVAGAQVVFETGPGALAHAARCAELGLTPLELAENGFQQFSMTLP; translated from the coding sequence ATGACGGTGCACCTTCGGGTGCTCGCTACGACTGATTTACATGCACATCTGCTTCCGTTCGATTACTTCACAGACCGCCGTGATAATTCGGTCGGTTTGGCCCAGTTGGAAGAGTTGATTAACGCGGCGCGAGCGGCTGCGAAAAACGTGCTGCTCCTCGACAATGGCGATACCTTGCAAGGCGCACCTCTGGCCGATGCTGCCGTGGCCGAGATCGTACCCGCCGGGCGCTTACACCCCATGATCGTGGCCATGAACGCCCTTGGCTATGATGCGGCGACCCTTGGAAACCACGACTTCGACTTTGGCTTGCCGCATCTTTCTGCGTCGATTGAAGGGGCATCGTTCCCGATCGTTTCTGCCAACGTCCATTGCACCGCAGGTTACGGCTTTGTGCCCCCGCGGTGCGTTTTGACCCGCGAGGTCATCGATAGCGTGGGCGAGGTTCACACGCTGCGGATCGGCATCACTGGCGGTGTGCCGCCTCAGGTGGCGCAATGGAACAAGCCGCATTTGCAGAACTGCATGGCGGTGGATGATATGCTTGGCGCGCTGCGCGGCGAAGTGGCTGCGCTGCGGGAGGAGGGCGTTGATATCGTGTTGGCGCTGGCCCATTCCGGCTATGGCCAACCAGACGCCAAGGCGGGCGCGGAAAATGTGGCGCTGCAAGTGGCGAAGATTGCCGGGGTAGATGGGGTGGTGGCGGGCCACACCCATAAGGTGCGAGCCGACGCGACTGACCTTGCGCCAATGGGCACCTACGCCCCTATCGTTCAACCGGGGGCCTACGGCTCTCATCTCGGGTGCATTGATCTGGTTCTGGACCGGGCTGATGGCAAGGGCCCGTGGCGTGTGCGTCAGTCGAGGGCGGCAAACCTGGCGTCCAAGCAAAAGCGGGCTTTGGGAGTGGAGACTCGCGCCCGGATTTTCGCGGACAATCCAGAGCTGCGCCAGCAGATCGCGGTAGAGCATCGGGCAACCCGCGCCTATGTGGCGCGGTTTCTGGGGGCCAGCGATGTGCCGCTTGAAACCTACTTTTCGGTCATCGCACCCTGTGCCGCGACGCAAGTTATCGCGGATGCGCAATGGGATATGGCAAAACCCCTGATCGCCGCAGAGCCGAGTTTGGCGCAGCTGCCGGTGGTATCAGCAGTCGCGCCGTTCAAGGCAGGCGGGCGCTCAGGCCCGCGTAGCTACACGGATGTGCCTGTGGGCCCCTTGCGGTTGCGCCATGCAGCAGATCTCTATGCCTATCCCAATATGCTGAGCGTATTACGCCTGACAGGGCAGGAGGTGGCGGAATGGTTGGAACGCTCGGCCTCGCTATTTCGGCAGATATTGCCCGGCAAACCCAGTCTCCAGCCACTGATCGACCACGACTTTGCCCCCTATAATTTCGATCGGCTTGCCGGGTTACGGTATCAGATCGACGTGTCTCGTCCGGCGCGGACCAATGCCGATGGGGATGAAGTCTTCGACACCGCCGGCCGCATTCGCAACCTCTGCTTGGCTGACGGTACGCCCTTGGGTCCACGCGATGAGGTACTGGTTATCACAAATTCCTACCGCGCGGCAGGGGGCGGACATATGCATGCCGCAGAAAAGGCGGAGGAGGTGATCTCGGCACGGCTGTCGATCCGAGAAGCCGTGGCCAGTTACATCAGCAATAGCGCCGGGCCGCTAAATCCAGTGGTAGAGCAGACGTTCAGCTTCGCCCCCGTCGCAGGCGCTCAGGTGGTGTTTGAAACCGGACCGGGCGCCTTGGCCCATGCCGCGCGCTGTGCCGAATTGGGCCTGACCCCCTTGGAGCTGGCTGAAAACGGGTTCCAACAGTTTTCCATGACATTGCCCTAA
- the nudC gene encoding NAD(+) diphosphatase, which translates to MRLSEDVTFGTSGMDRAAALRLDLGRLQAALKAGSPVLPVWRGKVLVEGKPEDGDVKLAYRTMADPVLSKAREEPILIGLHEDGETPVFALDISVWEPKTVDEAAVNTFLDPTVQIHPAERLSGAGFRELRALMTHLTRREAEVAATARAVMMWHSTHQFCAKCGAKSAMTQAGWQRDCASCDAKHFPRTDPVVIMLITHGDKVLVGRSPGWPEGMYSLLAGFVEPGETIEAAVRREVFEESGVYVGRVDYLASQPWPFPASLMFGCKGDALSTEIEIDPDEIEDAKWVSRSQMLEVFAGNDPTMLPARKGAIAHFLLHHWLADTLD; encoded by the coding sequence ATGCGCCTGAGCGAAGACGTCACTTTTGGGACTTCCGGCATGGACCGCGCGGCGGCGCTGCGGTTGGACCTTGGCCGATTGCAGGCCGCGTTGAAGGCCGGGTCACCGGTTTTGCCGGTTTGGCGGGGCAAGGTACTGGTGGAGGGCAAGCCCGAAGATGGCGACGTCAAGCTGGCCTATCGCACAATGGCGGACCCGGTCTTATCGAAAGCCCGCGAAGAGCCGATCCTGATCGGCCTGCACGAAGATGGCGAAACGCCTGTCTTCGCGCTCGACATATCGGTTTGGGAGCCGAAAACAGTGGATGAGGCAGCCGTTAACACGTTCCTTGATCCCACCGTGCAAATTCACCCGGCTGAGCGCCTTTCCGGCGCAGGGTTCCGAGAGTTGCGGGCTTTGATGACCCACCTCACCCGTCGCGAGGCCGAGGTAGCAGCCACCGCACGCGCAGTCATGATGTGGCATTCGACCCATCAGTTTTGTGCCAAATGCGGCGCGAAAAGCGCGATGACGCAAGCCGGTTGGCAACGCGACTGCGCAAGCTGCGACGCCAAACATTTTCCGCGCACCGATCCGGTGGTGATCATGTTGATCACCCACGGGGACAAGGTTCTTGTTGGACGCTCTCCGGGGTGGCCCGAGGGGATGTATTCCCTTTTGGCCGGCTTCGTGGAGCCGGGCGAAACCATCGAGGCCGCCGTGCGCCGAGAGGTTTTTGAGGAATCCGGCGTCTACGTGGGCCGCGTAGACTACCTTGCCAGCCAGCCATGGCCCTTCCCCGCATCGCTGATGTTCGGATGCAAAGGCGACGCGCTCAGCACCGAGATTGAGATTGACCCGGACGAAATCGAGGATGCCAAATGGGTCAGCCGGTCCCAGATGCTCGAGGTCTTTGCCGGGAATGACCCCACCATGTTGCCCGCCCGCAAAGGCGCAATTGCGCACTTTCTGTTGCATCATTGGCTGGCAGATACGCTCGATTAA